The Rattus rattus isolate New Zealand chromosome 8, Rrattus_CSIRO_v1, whole genome shotgun sequence genome contains the following window.
AGGAGTGAGGTCTCAGGCCTTGGTTCAACGCAAGAAGCCCTTGACACATTCCAACCCTCATAGGAATGCAGGACTGGGTAGGCCGTTAGGCCACATTCTGAAACCCACTACTTTGCTCAAGCCCCAGGTAACACAGGGCCATTCTCAGAGAGAAGCCTCCTCCTTTGCTTCCCTAACAGGCATGGGCTGGACACTGGGCAGCAGCTTTGCAGCAGATGGGGAAGAACCCCTTCCCGTTTATCAGGAAGGGATGGGATGTGCCAAATGCTACATCAGGGTTAAACCGGACAGACTGCCATGCTGTGTGTGACCGCAgactacacatatgcacacctggGGCTTCCAGTGTGCCATGCTGTGTGTGACCGCAgactacacatatgcacacctggGGCTTCCAGGCTGTCTGTCCGTCCATAAGCaaaggactctgagattctacaAAGGCCCTTTATCTCTAATGCCACCAGACAAGGTCCTCCACTGAAAACACTGCCTCGCCACCTCTTGCTAATGTGGCATCATCTGCAATCCCTCAGACCCCTAAGAGAAAACgggcccctctctcccttttcctccctcataCCATGGCCCTCCACTTGGGTTCCAGGGGGTCCATGCTGGGCCGACTCTACTTAGAATCTGGGATCTTGAGTTTTGCAACAGTGCCGGGATCCAGAAGTTCCAAGTCCTGAAGGGCTTCCAGTAGCTGCTCCCGGGCAGCACCAATGAAGGCATTCTCCAAAAAGGCAGGCAGGCCTCCCTCACCATCACGCATGATGTACAGGGGTACCCGCACCAGGCCCAGCACCTGTGAAAAGCAGACGGGACAAGTGGGACTTCAAGCACCTCCACACATTACCTTATCTGCCTTGGAACAGAACTCTCCAGAGAACAGCCAAGCAGAACCAAAAGTCACATCTCAGGAGAGCTTAGAGAGCTCTGTGGACAAATGACCCATGCTAGGTATCAGTCGCCATCCTTGCTAATCCTTTTCCACCCTATTCCTCACCTTCACAGGCTACTGCTTCCAGGAAGCATGCGTGCCTGTAACAGTATTTCACAACATAGAACTCACACCATTGTATAGGTGTCACACAGGTGCCCAAGTATTCCTCTGACATCCTTACTCAACCCGATTCTGATGACTGTTCAGTCTACACACTGTCAAACTGTGCGCACTTTGTTTTAATACCGCCCTCACCCCTGGGTTCAGAGTCTCCTCTACACACAGGCTTCATTAGAATCACTGTCAAGGGAAATATGAGCCCAAAGTCAAGAGCTTGGGTATCATGCACATTACAATAGAGCAGAGACCCTTGGATGTGTGTTCTAGAAAGCTCTCTGCAGAGGGCACTAAAGGTGACCGAGTTGGTGGTATTATTCAGCCTGAAGATGACTAAGATCCCAGCTAGCTCATGCCACTTGAAAGAATTCAAAATCGGAGGGTCAAAATCTCCTCCACCCAGTGGCTTTTTTCGGTGAGGGAcatgggggttgggaggacagATGGGAGATGGAGTGGGTCCCAGGCTGGTCCCACCTCCAGCCCGTGGTCCTTGGCTAGAGGTGCCCTGGCTTCCACGGCCTGCAGCTGTTCCAGCGTCAGGCGTTTGGCATAGAAGTGGGCCACCACGCGCGGTCTGGCAGCGATGCGTGAGCTTTGGTAGTCCGAGCGTTCCACGCGGAAGGCAGACACCGCATCGCCCAGCTCCTCGCGCAGTTCACGGTTCAGCCCGTCCTCCAGGCAGCTGTCCTGTGCGTCCACGAAGCCGCCAGGGAAGCCCAGTCGCCCGTCGAAGCGCATCTGCATCTGGGGGAGGAGGGTAGGATGGTTGGCCAGGGCACGCGGGTCCCGGGACAGGGAGGAGTTGTGCATGCGATGTCCTCACCAGCACCGCGAAGCGCATCGGGATGCGGCCAAACAGCTTGCGGGGGTCGGGCGCGTAGAGAAGCGCATGGCAGGCGTGGCGCCAGCCTGGCCCGAGCGCCAGGGCTTCGCTGAGCTCCACTTTCCGATCCCCCTCCATCTGGAGGCTCGCACTTCCGGGTTCCTGCACAAGCCAGCGCCTCGGGGCGGAGCTTCGCGAGATTGGCATCAGCCAATTAGGATGGGTCTCTCAGGGGGCGGAGAAGATTCGCTGGATTGACCCTTAGGCTAGGGCGGGGCTGAAGGCTTAGTTAAGTAGAGACCTGCCCGGTTGCAGTCTGGAAGGCTAGAGGGAGTTTTGGAGCCTGAGTAGAATTTACTTACTTAGGAGTCCTGGCGGTTAGTGCAAAGGACAACTTCATATTTAGGAAACTGTTCTGGGTTGCTTCATCCGTAGCAAGGAGCCTAGGGATGGGAGGAAAGTAGTCTGGCTTCAGAGCCCGTGCCTATCCTAGGgtaatggaggaagggagaggtgggTGTAACAAGTCTTGAGTGGTGGAAATGTGGGGATTGACTAAATATAAGGGGGACACAGggacagcaagctccaggacaaaGCTAACACTcctggggaaggaaagaagagtggCCATTGGGTGTGGTTACAACAAGCAACTGCATAGTCTGTGAGCTCTGGGTAGTGGTGTGGAGCCTGCTACGTGGGAAATGGCATATGGAAATGTCACAGGTCACCCAGTAAGGTTGGGGAGGGGTGGCTGGCTGAGGGTGATACTAGAACACAGaaaagagagtggggaggagtcAGATAGGGCACCTGTCACCCCGCAGCCACCACACTGGCAGTAAATTAAAATACCCTCAGAACTTTaaattctgaggaaaaaaaggggaaagaggTGCTTGACGCCTAATGCTGAGAACCTGGGATTCAGGCTGCTTCAGTTCTGCCAGGCTGCCCCACCTGAAGTTTAGCCCATATATGAAGAACCTGTATGAATttaaggaagggaagaggtgaCTCTGGAAGAAGGTCTGACTTCAAGTCACAGCCTGGTCTCGGCAGTTTGTTGTAGAGCTCAGAactcacccacacacagactTGTGACTTTAGTAGAAGTCACTCAACCCTCTCAGATTCTCAGTTACGGACCCGTTAGTGGATGTACCAGTCTAGGGATGGGGGTAAAATTTTCCTCAGAGCCAGACACACAGTAAATGGATTAGAGGGTAGAGGCCTGATGTTGTGTCTTATGTCAAGGATTGAGGCCAGCATCCCAAGAATTAGGGCAGCATCGGGAAATGCCTGTGGACATCTTTCCTCAGTCCCCTGGGTTTCAAGGCAGAGATGCCACTGACTGAGACAGTCACATCATGGTGAGGCGATGGGTGTGATACAATTGCCCGGCTAACACACAAGGGGGTGTCGAGTCATCCTGGTCAAACATTAGTATTACCTTGCAAAAAAAAAGCGTATAAAACCCTTATGATACCTTCCAATTCCAGAGCCCCATCTCAGGTCAATTTCAAGAAAAACTTACTGGGGAACGTAGTGGTTCTTTGTTTCCgttttgtggatgtgtgtatgtgtacaaattTAGGCGTATGCATAAGACATGCAGGTACATGTTCACATgtgcgtggaggccagaggtcaattcTGGGTGTTGCAGTCTCCCCtattttttgagaaagtgtcTAATGCTGACCATTGAGCTCACTAACTGTCTAGAATATCTGGTCAGTGAGTTctggagatccacctgtctccacttctCCCCTAtcagtgctagagttacaggcatgtTCACTACTCTTGActtctgtgtgggtgctagggaacCCAGACTCAGACCTTCATGCTTGTAAGGCAGAGATCTTATAGACTAGGACATCTTCCCAACCCTGCTTTTAAAAAACGCACCATTTGAAAAGCCACCAAGGTCAAGAATCAGTATTGTCACTCtccacagtttcttcttgggttcctgccctgacttctctcagggGATTGTGACCTGTGGAAGCATCacccaaacaaacccttccaTGTCCTCAAGTTGGTTTCGATAAgggtgttttttcacagcaacagaaaagcaaactaggggctggagagatggctcagtggttaagagcactgactgttcttccagaagtcctgagttcaaatcccaacaaccacagtggctcacaaccatctgtgatgagatctgatgccctcttctggtgtgtctgaagacagccacagtgtactcatgtataataaataaataagtcttaaaaaaaaaacaaaaataaaagcaaactaagaTACCATGTCTTTCAAACAACTCTTTGTGTCTGTCCCACCCCTGCATTCtcatccccaaccctgaaacaCAGAAGCAGATGCCAGGAGTCCTGGCTGGAGGTAGACTGAGCCTAGAGCTGTCCCACGCTTGATAATAGTTCACAGAGGTAGAAATCAACTCTGGGACTGTCTTTGGGAGATGTTAGGGAGGAgcccaaatgattttttttcatgtttagaaaacagaaaaataaattacacatttccccttcttttaaaaagaaaacaggtttatcTCAGGGCTACAATATTGTGCAGAGTtaacccagagcctcatgcaaGCACAGTGTTAAGAATTATGGCTCAAGACTGTATACATCAATTATGGCTCAAGATTGTATTACCACTATTATAAACTGTGAATCTTGGTACAATCTATAATAACTGCAAAGGGCCACCTCCAAACAAAGAGAATACAATTATTATACTTTCTGTAGTAACAGGTTAAAGCTTAATATGAGCTTATGAGTTCATGTGTGGCCTATACAGACCTACAGGCATCTACATACAGAAACATTTGTAGGAATGCATGCATACGAGGATTAATAAACACCTTacctttttgttcttgttgttgctctGTCAGTTGAGAAGATCACAGGGccaatgattcctaatgatagcAACTCAGGACTCAGAACATCACATCCCAACAAAAGAAGCCAAAGCTCCTTAGAAAATTTCCACTGAAGGACCGGAAAGATTCCCAGGGAGCATAAAGTGGACATCAGCCATTTTGTGATGTCAGGAAGGAAGCTCAACCTCACCCGTACCcacccaaagagaaaaaaaagccctAAAAAAAGAGAACCCCCGTACTGTTACATCTGTAACAGAAAGTCACAGGACACTGCAGagttttcaaaacagaaacagtTTGAGTAACAAAATAAAGTGGGTTtacttttggtttatttattgtttgtttataataATGCAAGGTAGAAAATAAATATCCTCACATCTGTACTGATATGGAATGCAGACACAGATGGAATGAACTGCTGGGTGTAGGCAGAGTCCTCCACGGGGAAGAATTAGAGATGATTTCCGCAGCTGCTTTGTCTTCCAGAGGAGCACAGCGCAATAGTAACTTCCTTCCGAAGAGTAAACagtatcaaaagaagaaaaccccAGTGCAACTTTGTAGCTTTGGGGTGAAATCCACAAGCACTACCTTAGCGAACAATCAAGGTAAGCATAGCCTTGGTGTGTCACACTGATGGATGGCACTAGATATGATGTCAAGGTAAGCATTCTGAATTGGTGTGTCACATTGACAGAGGGGACTAGCTATGATGTCAAGGTAAGCATCTGGCAATGGGTGTCACACTGACAGAGGGGACTAGATATGATGTCAAGGTAAGCATCAGCCTTGATGTGTCACATTAGCAAAGGGTAATTGATAAGATGTGATCAAAATGGCTTTTTTGCCTGAGGCCTCCCTCCCTAAAGGAGAGAATTCCGATCTAAACTGTGAGGAGAGCAGCAAGCCAGCCTCAGCCAAAGGACATCATCAGGTAGTTGACAAGGAAACCCCTAAACTATCAAGGCATTACCTTAGTTCTTTGGAGTTACTGGAACAAAATGCCTTAGACCGGAGGACTTACAGACAACCAAAGTTTATTGCACACAGTTCTGGAGACTTGGAAATCTAAGTGGAAGGGGCTGACATACTTGATGTCTACGGAGGTCCCAGTTCTTGATTCATAAGCCACCTTGTAGCTGAGATCTCAGAAGGTTCTGAAGAGCTCTCTAGGTCTCCTGCAAGGTCACTAATGCTATAAAGGCCCCATTATTATGGTGTAGTCCCTTCCCAAAGGCTCCCATCCCCAAATATCATTGCAGGGTTAGGATTTCGGCATGCGGACTGAAGTACAGGTACAGAGGGTATAAATATCCAATCTATAACAatcaaagtaaaaatagaaacttcCACAGGTGCCTATGAAATAAAGGAGAGCCTCCCCTGAAATCTGAGCAAAGATGAGGGCGTTAGGTAACAGCCAAGAGACTCGGAATAAAACTGGTTACTATTACTGCTTTAAACCTGGCTCATTATTGCAAGAACTATACCATACCAAATTAAGATATCAGTAGGCAAATTAAATTGCGTACATGGGAATCCCTCGTACTATCCTCTCAATTCCATTACGAATACAAACTGCCTAAAATTATGTTTGCTTTAGAAAACCCAGGCGGGCAGTGGTTAATGGAAGTTTACAGGTCAATTGATGAAGTCTCGGCCACAATTGCATGACAAGGAGGAATGAGACATGGAAGCGGAGCCTACCCTGAGAGAGATTGGGTACACATTGTCAGCTGAAGCCAGAATGGAGGAAATTATGGGATGTCCACAATTTAGTGACAATGCCTGAGGATGGACAGAGgcagaaattaaagaaagtaGACAGCGTACAGCCTTGGGCCAATACGCAAACATGCTCTTTACTCCTAAACTCATGTTGAAATCCTTGACTCGAGCCCCAGAGTGATGACGATGAAGGCTCCACAACTGCTTACCCCGGTCCACCCaaggagcagcaagtgccctgCTTAGAGGACCCTCTGTCCCCAAGCTTCCCTGGCATCAGCGGATTCTGCCTCTCCTGGCAGAGGCTCGGTGCAAGCAGAGCTTGCTTTTCCCAGTGGCCCATGTCCTGTGGCTTGTTAAATCCAAACGCTCAGGGCCAGGGGATGTGTTGgaccctaccttggggtgtttcccttcctcctcactgAGCCTTTATCCTGCTATAGCacgaagttgtttacacccttggcagctgctcttagcccttGATTTGGGGCCAggactttccatggcacccttcctccctacctagccttcctgcttgttgttgttaagaagttgtttatgcccctgattgggcccagGACttttcaccacacagactttttctgttttcctggttggggatttttaCCTGCCTTGTTTTTCCACCACTGCAAAgcctcgggtatataaggagatctcagtaaagccttggtggcactctctgtaaacgggtgacccgtgtacgtgttttctttcaatcccacagacctacgcccgataGTCACACACTGTGCCGCCATCAGGGGTGTCTTGATAGAAGGGCTAGAAAGTCTTTACAGCACATAAAAGCACAGCACCGGAGACTTTCTAGTCTCCAGAACAGGGAAATAATTTTCAGTTGTtgaagtggggttggggtgggttttttgtttttttgttttttttgtttttttgttttgttaaagttTTAGGTCTAGTGTACATTTCCAACTGTTGCCTGCTAACCCTGCCGTTGGAAGTTCTGAAAACCCATTCCTGGGCCTGGTCTTCTGAAGGCTCATACTCATTTGTATGCATCCAGCCCTTACTAATACAGACAGAACGCCAAAACCAACATTTTcaattttaactgctgagctgcgATCCTTTGGAACCTTATGCCCGATGAGCTATAATGCATCACACAGATCTCTGAGGACCAACCACTAATGAGGCAGGGAACCTTCCACAAATGACTgggctcaagaaaaaaaaatccaatacaacTTGTTACCCAACAAGAGAAGGAGAGGTTCTTTTGTCCACTGGGGACATAGGGTCCTAGCAGGAGACCCTTGAGGATTAGGCTGAGTTAACCATTCCCAACCCCACCTTAACACCTGAATGACTGAAAATAATTTCCCTCATTCCAGAGACTAGGGAGTCTTGTGTGCTGTAAAGAATTTCTAGCCCTTTTATCAAGACACCCCCTGGTCCTGAGTGATTGGATTTAATAAAGTAACAGGACTTGGGCCACGTTTGAGTTCAAAAGTAAATAATGCTAGTCATGTG
Protein-coding sequences here:
- the Nudt16 gene encoding U8 snoRNA-decapping enzyme, with the protein product MEGDRKVELSEALALGPGWRHACHALLYAPDPRKLFGRIPMRFAVLMQMRFDGRLGFPGGFVDAQDSCLEDGLNRELREELGDAVSAFRVERSDYQSSRIAARPRVVAHFYAKRLTLEQLQAVEARAPLAKDHGLEVLGLVRVPLYIMRDGEGGLPAFLENAFIGAAREQLLEALQDLELLDPGTVAKLKIPDSK